TCACGCACTTGTCCGGTTTGCTTGGCACGCATCAACTCGGCTTTAGTCCGCCAAGGTGCGCCTTGATAACGCGCTTGCTGCACCCAAGCAGGCAATTGCACCCCGTTGGATTGCAAATGCCCCAATAAATCCGGGAACGTATTACCGAAACGTGCTGCACGCCCAGCGGGATACCAAGTGAAATGCCCCAAACCCATTGACGCAAAATTTTCACCATCATTCCAATGCACTAACTTGTCAGGGTCGCCCCCACTTTCATTTTTGAAAATGTGATCAGCAATCAGCAATAACTCCTGACCGGATAAAGTTGGCATCCCGGATACCGCAGCCCCAACGGCAGGTCGATAAGAATGACCCTGCATCGCCACTTGCCGGTTATGACCATGCTGTGGATATTGCGCTTGTTTAGTCACCGTCTGCTTTTTAGCAACCGTCGGCTTATTGTAACCAAACAGCAAATCGTCACTGTCATCGTCCTTAGCCGTATGGATAGTTTGGCTGCACCCTGACGTGCCGATGGCGACCGCAAGTGCAAAAAGTGTTCCCCACGCTCGAATGCGCATGTCCTAAGCCCCTCGTGTAAGCAGCATCTTGGTTTTGAATAATTGCCGCCTATTAATAGACCAGAACAACTTTACCAATCCTTAATAAGTAAAATTAATGAATAAAAAGCATAAAAAACCCGCACAACGGCGGGTTTCTTAAAAAAACACCTCATGCTATCCAGCATTATTTGAGGAAAATCTGCCGGTAAGAAACATACATACTTGCAAATATCCAAGGCACTACCACCAGCAACCCTAATAACAGCGGAATAACACCCAAAATCAGCAACAGCAGCAATAACAATGAGTACACAATCAACGCCAATGGGTTACGCAAACACGCCTTAAAGCTCATGCTCAGCGCCTGAAACACCGGAACATTATTCAACGCCACCAGTTGCGTCGCAAACCAGAACAACATCATCACCAATAGCAACAAAATCACCCCAACCGCGATCAAACCGGTGTTGACACCGCTCAGCAAGTCTTCCGGCCTGCTCAGCTCACCTTGCATGAGATCCATATTCATGCCAACAAATGCGCCGCCAATAATAATCCCGAACAGAATAAAGATACCCAGCGTCAACGCCCCCAAACCTAACAAGGGCGCGAAGTTTTCTTTAAATCCTGCAAACAAATGCTCGAAACGTAAGGCATCACCCGCAGTAATAGCCCTAACCCCCATCAAAATACCACCCGTCAACACCGGTCCAATCAAACTGGAAACAATATCACCCACCACAGGGACAATACCCAGCACGAACTGAATCGCAAACAGCGCCAGCGTGATCAATACCCAGACAACGAGGTTACTTTTCACCAATGCCCAACTATCGGCAAGCCAGCTTAGACCAGCACCCGCAGACAGTGCCCGTGGCTCGGCTAACAAGGTCAGATTACCGACCGGTACTGGCGGTGGCTTCACATCTGCCTGTGGTGGCTGATATGGGTTATTATCGTTCATAAAGAACCGCTCCTAATTGTTATGATGAATAATTGGCTGAATACTAGCCTACTCAATGACCTTGGGTACGAGGTACAGACCATTTTCCACTTCTGGGGCAACAGACTGGTATTTTTCCCGATGATCGGTTTCTGTCACCACGTCATCACGCAAGCGTTGCATCATATCCAGCGGATGTGCCATCGGCTCCACACCCGTGGTATCCACCGCACTCAACTGATCCACTAAATCGAGGATATTGCACAGATTTTGGGTATACGCTGCCAAACGCTCATCCGGCACTGCCAGACGCGCCAAACGCGCCACTTTTTTCACTTCAACTTCACTAATCGCCATGCTCAGCCCTCCAGCTTCTGCTTCAGAATATCGTTCAAGGTATTAGGGTTGGCCTTGCCTTTGGAAGCCTTCATCGCTTGCCCCACAAAGAAGCCGAACAGCTTATCCTTACCACTGCGGTATTCCGCCACCTGCCCCGGATTATTGGCAATGATTTCATCAATCACCGCTTCAATCGCACTGGTATCGGTGATCTGCTTCAAGCCTTTCTTGTCGATGATCGCATCGGCTGAACCTTCGCCGTTCCACATTGCCGCGAATACATCCCGCGCAATTTTATTGGAAACGGTATTGTCCTGAATGCGCTTGAGCAATTCGATCAACGCCGCACTGCTCACTGGAACAGCAGCAATCTCCATCTCATTGTCTGCCAACGTTTTGCTGACTTCGCCATTCACCCAGTTCGCCGCAAGCTTCGCATCCCCGCAACCTTGCGCGACTGCCTCGAAATAATCCGCCACTTCACGGCTGAGTGTCAGCAAGCTGGCGTCGTAGTCAGTCAGCGCGTATTCCGCCATGAAACGCTGCTTTTTCGCATCCGGCAATTCCGGCATCGTGGCGCGTACTGCTTCAATATCCGCTGGGGTGATTTCCACCGGCAGCAAATCGGGGTCGGGGAAGTAACGGTAGTCGTTAGCGTCTTCCTTGCTGCGCATCGAACGGGTTTCGTCCTTGTCCGGGTCGTACAGGCGGGTTTCCTGCACCACTTTGCCACCGGATTCGATAATGTCGATCTGACGTTCTACTTCGTGGTTAATAGCGCGTTCGATGAACTTAAACGAGTTCAAGTTCTTGATTTCGGCGCGTGTACCGAATTCTGCACCGGGGCGACGCACCGACACGTTGGCATCGCAACGGAACGAACCTTCTTGCATATTGCCATCGCCTACACCGAGGTAGCGCACCAATGCGTGCAGCTTTTTCATGTAAGCCACGGCTTCTTTGGCGTTGCGCATATCCGGCTCAGAAACGATTTCCAGCAACGGCGTACCTGCACGGTTTAAGTCAATCCCGGTTTGCCCTTGGAAATCTTCGTGCAGCGATTTGCCTGCATCTTCTTCCAAATGGGCGCGGGTAATGCCAATGCGCTTGGTTTCACCGTTTTCCAGTTGAATGTCCATGTGACCTAAGCCAACGATGGGCAACTCATACTGGCTGATCTGATAGCCTTTCGGCGAATCGGGGTAGAAGTAATTTTTACGCGCAAAAATCGAACGCGGCGCAATCTCGGCATCAATCGCCAAGCCTAAGCGAATCGCCAATTCCACCGCTTTTTTGTTGAGCACGGGCAAAACACCCGGCATCCCCAAATCAACCAGATTGGCTTGCGTGTTCGGCTCTGCGCCGTAAGCGGTCGATGAACCCGAAAAAATCTTTGAATTGGTGGCAAGCTGGGCGTGAATTTCCAGACCAATAACGGTTTCCCATTCCATGCGCTGTCCTCCTTACGCGAACTGGGCTGGCACTTGGGTGTGCCAGTCCGTCCATTGTTGGTACTGATGCGCAATGTTCAACATCCGCGCTTCCTCAAAATAATTGCCGACTAATTGCATCCCGACCGGCAAACCGTCCGCCGCAAAGCCGATGGGGAACGTCATCCCCGGCAACCCTGCCAAACTGACCGGAATGGTGTACAAATCTTCGAGGTACATCGCAATCGGGTCATCTTTTTTCGCGCCGATACCGAAGGCGGTGGTCGGGCAAGAAGGCCCCATGATCACATCCACATCCTTGAATGCGGATTCAAAATCCTGTTTAATCAACCGACGAACCTGCTGAGCTTTCAGATAATAGGCATCATAATACCCTGCTGACAGTGCGTAAGTGCCGATCATAATGCGGCGTTTGACCTCATCGCCGAAGCCTTCCCAGCGGCTGCGTTCATACAAATCCATCAAGTCTTTAGGATTGTCGCAACGATGCCCGAAACGTACCCCGTCAAAACGCGACAGATTCGAGGAACATTCCGCCGGAGCAACCACGTAATACACGGGTACGGCAAGGTGGCTATTCGGCAGGGTCACTTCCTTAATGATCGCGCCCTTAGCTTGGAATTCTTTAATGGCACGGTCGATGACTGCACCAACTTGCGCATCCAGCCCTTCCGCGAAGAATTCTTTCGGCAATCCAATCCGCAAACCTTCCAGCGAACCATTGAGGTTGGCGGTGTAATCCGGCACCGGCAAATCAACGCTAGTAGAATCGCGGCTATCCAAGCCCGCAATAATATTCATCGTAATCGCGCAATCTTCCGCCGACGGAGCCATCGGCCCACACTGATCAAGGCTGGAAGCAAACGCAATCATCCCGTAACGCGAAATCCGCCCGTAGGTCGGTTTAATGCCCGTGATATTGCAGAACGAAGCTGGTTGGCGAATCGAACCACCCGTATCCGTCCCCAACGTCATCGGCGCAAGCCGTGCCGCAATCGTTGCCGCGCCACCGCCAGAGCTGCCGCCCGGAACTTTAGTGGTATCCCACGGATTACGGACATTGCCAAACGCCGAGGTTTCATTGGAAGACCCCATTGCAAATTCATCCATATTGTTCTTGCCGAGCAAGACACCGCCAGCCGCTTTGAGCTTTGCCGCCACATGCGCGTCATACGGCGAGATGAAATTCGACAGCATATTGGAGGCGCAGGTGGTACGCACGCCTTCCGAACAGAACAAATCTTTGAGCGCATACGGCACACCCGCCATTGCACCCGTGAGTTCGCCCTTGCGGATACGGTTGTCGATGTCCACGGCTTGCGCTTGGGCAGACTCGCGGGTCACGGTAATGTAGGCGTTCAATTCAGGGTTGAAGCGTTCGATGCGATCAAGATACGCATCCGTCGCTTCCATGACAGAAAATTTGCCCGTATGCACCCCGTCGTGAATGCCCTTCAAGGACAGGGTATGGATGGAATCAGCCTGCGACATGGTTTCTCCGTTATTGCCGGGGTAATTTTAACGTCTTACTATAGTGTAAGCCGCTTGCCGCTGGCAACCTGCGCAACACTGCTCAGATAGGGGATTCCCCGCGAATAATATAATTGCCACTGGTACTGGTATTTCCCGGATGGATCAAAATATTACCCAGCATGACATTGACATCATTATTTGGCCCAGTGTAAAGCGTAGTGCCATCCATATTGAAATCCGTGGAATAATAGCCTGGCAGCTTAAATGACGCATTTACCTGAGTATTTTCGGGAGCCACTAAAATAGCACCTAATAACACACTATTATCACTACCTGGACCACTCGAAATAACCGTATTACTATTATTCGCATCCCCCGCCCACATGAACGCGCCGTTACTATTTTCCAAACGTGCGAGGCTACGGCCATACACCGGCGTGGTACGCGCAGTAAAATCGACTACTGCTGGTATTGCCTGCTTAATCATAACCGGCGTTTCGGTCGTGACTGCTAAATGGTTACGGTGACGCACCATAATGTAGTAAAGACCATCTTCCGCATTAAAAATAGGTAACAGTTTAGAGCCGGTGGTGGCATCCACAATATCACCGTCACGTTGCAACAAACCCGCTGCCACCGCGACGCGCTTACCGGGGTCAAACAAATGGCGTAATTCCACTAAAACCCAATCCACAGGGGCATCCCCACCGGTTGCTGCCAATACAGCCGCAGATGCCGTTTCCTTACCCTTGTAATCAAATGGCGACACGACACCTGAAGAAGATGCATAGCCAAACGCTGTTTTTAACTCCCCATAAGGTTGTAAATGTGGCATTAACCCCAAACGGTGCAAATCCCCGCGCATCATTTTACTAGTCGAATCATAAGCACCCTGCAACCACACCCGCAGGCTCACATGGACGGACGATACATCGTCGAGATTCGTCACCGTTACCGTGATACTTTGGGTCGCGCTCATGCCACCAGCATCCTTCACCGTTACCACAACACGATAAACATTGTCTTGGTCGACATCTTTAGGCGCTTCAAAATCCGGGGCAGCCATGAATTCCAACATTCCGGTTGCAGCATTTATCTTGAATAAGGCAGCATCCGCACCGCCGCTAATGCTATACGTCAGGGCATCACCATTCGGATCATTAGCGGTCACGACGGTAACTAGCGTTTTATTTTCTTCCACATCCTGAGAGACATTCGCGATACCACTATAGCTAGTAATGACAGGAGGAAGGTTTTCCAAGACATCCGCGACCACTAGGTTTATGGTTTGTGACACATGTTGTGAGCCGTCGCTCGCAGTCACTGTCACCACATAAATATTGTCTTTATTGCTATCGTGCGGTTTTTCATAATCAGGGGCTACGATAAAACTGAGCGTGCCACCACTGCTGATCTGGAATAATACGGCATCCGCCCCTCCGCTAATACTGTAGGTAATCGGATCGCCATCGGCATCAGTAGCCGTCACAATCGTCGCCACCTTTTGATTTTCTTCCATGCTTAACGTAGCACTAGCGCCACCACCATCACTAATAATCTTCGGCGGGGCGTTTTCCACCGCATCCGTTACGGTGACGAAGAGCAATTGCGTGGTTTCAAACACCCCATCCGTCGCAATCACGGTTAAAATATAAATATTATCCTGATTAGCATCTTTAGG
The window above is part of the Thiothrix winogradskyi genome. Proteins encoded here:
- a CDS encoding BPSS1780 family membrane protein is translated as MNDNNPYQPPQADVKPPPVPVGNLTLLAEPRALSAGAGLSWLADSWALVKSNLVVWVLITLALFAIQFVLGIVPVVGDIVSSLIGPVLTGGILMGVRAITAGDALRFEHLFAGFKENFAPLLGLGALTLGIFILFGIIIGGAFVGMNMDLMQGELSRPEDLLSGVNTGLIAVGVILLLLVMMLFWFATQLVALNNVPVFQALSMSFKACLRNPLALIVYSLLLLLLLILGVIPLLLGLLVVVPWIFASMYVSYRQIFLK
- the gatC gene encoding Asp-tRNA(Asn)/Glu-tRNA(Gln) amidotransferase subunit GatC, whose amino-acid sequence is MAISEVEVKKVARLARLAVPDERLAAYTQNLCNILDLVDQLSAVDTTGVEPMAHPLDMMQRLRDDVVTETDHREKYQSVAPEVENGLYLVPKVIE
- the gatB gene encoding Asp-tRNA(Asn)/Glu-tRNA(Gln) amidotransferase subunit GatB, with the protein product MEWETVIGLEIHAQLATNSKIFSGSSTAYGAEPNTQANLVDLGMPGVLPVLNKKAVELAIRLGLAIDAEIAPRSIFARKNYFYPDSPKGYQISQYELPIVGLGHMDIQLENGETKRIGITRAHLEEDAGKSLHEDFQGQTGIDLNRAGTPLLEIVSEPDMRNAKEAVAYMKKLHALVRYLGVGDGNMQEGSFRCDANVSVRRPGAEFGTRAEIKNLNSFKFIERAINHEVERQIDIIESGGKVVQETRLYDPDKDETRSMRSKEDANDYRYFPDPDLLPVEITPADIEAVRATMPELPDAKKQRFMAEYALTDYDASLLTLSREVADYFEAVAQGCGDAKLAANWVNGEVSKTLADNEMEIAAVPVSSAALIELLKRIQDNTVSNKIARDVFAAMWNGEGSADAIIDKKGLKQITDTSAIEAVIDEIIANNPGQVAEYRSGKDKLFGFFVGQAMKASKGKANPNTLNDILKQKLEG
- the gatA gene encoding Asp-tRNA(Asn)/Glu-tRNA(Gln) amidotransferase subunit GatA, giving the protein MSQADSIHTLSLKGIHDGVHTGKFSVMEATDAYLDRIERFNPELNAYITVTRESAQAQAVDIDNRIRKGELTGAMAGVPYALKDLFCSEGVRTTCASNMLSNFISPYDAHVAAKLKAAGGVLLGKNNMDEFAMGSSNETSAFGNVRNPWDTTKVPGGSSGGGAATIAARLAPMTLGTDTGGSIRQPASFCNITGIKPTYGRISRYGMIAFASSLDQCGPMAPSAEDCAITMNIIAGLDSRDSTSVDLPVPDYTANLNGSLEGLRIGLPKEFFAEGLDAQVGAVIDRAIKEFQAKGAIIKEVTLPNSHLAVPVYYVVAPAECSSNLSRFDGVRFGHRCDNPKDLMDLYERSRWEGFGDEVKRRIMIGTYALSAGYYDAYYLKAQQVRRLIKQDFESAFKDVDVIMGPSCPTTAFGIGAKKDDPIAMYLEDLYTIPVSLAGLPGMTFPIGFAADGLPVGMQLVGNYFEEARMLNIAHQYQQWTDWHTQVPAQFA